The following proteins come from a genomic window of Pseudomonas cichorii:
- a CDS encoding ABC transporter substrate-binding protein, with protein sequence MKKIFKSLAFGCALALTSIASHAADLKEIRIAVPDLSAGAGNSGGGIVDVLRSQQIYEKAFADEGIKIQWVFFKGAGPVINEAFANKQVDLAYLGDLAAIIGKSNGLDTRLLSAAARGIKHYLAVVPGSGIKTLQDLKGKRVSVFRGTASQLSFDTALASQGLSEKDLKVINLDFNAALAALAAKQIDATWALSGLTALEAKGLAELPLSSRDLGGAGNIQGVLVADGAFVDAHPEAVARLLKAQEQATRWLTDESNKQAYIDLVSNYASYPAAILEKDLRTEKMADIFPSQLDPQFLAALQSSVDIAARERLIRKPFKVSEWVQ encoded by the coding sequence ATGAAAAAGATCTTCAAATCCCTGGCCTTCGGATGCGCCCTTGCCCTGACCTCCATCGCCAGCCATGCCGCCGATCTCAAGGAGATCCGCATCGCCGTGCCGGACCTCAGCGCCGGAGCCGGAAACAGCGGAGGCGGCATAGTCGATGTGCTGCGCAGCCAGCAGATTTACGAAAAGGCCTTTGCCGATGAAGGCATCAAGATTCAGTGGGTGTTCTTCAAGGGCGCAGGCCCGGTCATCAATGAAGCGTTCGCCAACAAACAGGTGGACCTGGCCTATCTGGGTGATCTGGCAGCCATCATCGGCAAATCCAACGGGCTCGATACCCGCCTGCTCAGCGCCGCCGCTCGCGGCATCAAGCATTATCTGGCGGTGGTGCCAGGCTCCGGCATCAAGACCCTGCAGGATCTCAAGGGCAAACGGGTTTCTGTATTTCGCGGCACGGCCAGCCAGTTGTCCTTCGATACCGCACTGGCCAGCCAGGGCCTGAGCGAGAAAGACCTGAAAGTCATCAACCTGGACTTCAATGCCGCACTGGCAGCCCTGGCCGCCAAACAGATCGACGCCACCTGGGCACTCTCGGGCCTGACCGCTCTTGAAGCCAAGGGTCTGGCAGAACTGCCTCTCAGCTCCAGGGACCTGGGCGGCGCGGGCAATATTCAGGGCGTACTGGTCGCTGACGGAGCCTTCGTCGACGCCCACCCCGAAGCCGTGGCTCGTCTGCTCAAGGCCCAGGAACAGGCCACCCGCTGGCTGACCGACGAGAGCAACAAACAGGCCTATATCGATCTGGTTTCCAACTATGCGAGCTACCCGGCAGCCATACTGGAAAAAGACCTGCGCACGGAAAAAATGGCTGACATCTTCCCCTCACAACTCGACCCGCAATTCCTCGCCGCCTTGCAATCCTCCGTGGATATCGCCGCCAGAGAACGGTTGATCCGCAAGCCTTTCAAGGTGAGTGAGTGGGTACAGTAG
- a CDS encoding LysR family transcriptional regulator, which produces MDLRQLRYFIALNEHRSFVRAADAMGITQPAFSRSIQGLEQEFGCVLVERANKDLRPTPEGHVVLQHALRLVQGAALLSSEVAQMTKLDAGEIRFGSGPAPAMRLIPEAMSRFIEAHPKVRAYLEVNNWEKLARSLAREEIEFFVADTRQFESDPNFQTRPLKARRGMFFCRAGHPLLSKESLSTNDMFDYPLGATLIPPGIRKGLANLSGRSDFTLHIETAHFPVLMKIVQSSNVIGIGPQEALERDIANGTLARLHWRNLPNELDSLSARYGIVSRAGFRLSPAARAMIEVIVEVDEDNE; this is translated from the coding sequence ATGGATCTGCGTCAATTACGCTACTTCATCGCACTGAACGAACACCGCAGTTTCGTGCGCGCAGCAGACGCCATGGGGATTACCCAGCCGGCGTTCAGCCGCAGTATTCAAGGCCTGGAGCAAGAGTTCGGGTGTGTGCTGGTGGAGCGCGCCAACAAGGATTTACGCCCGACGCCGGAAGGCCATGTGGTGTTGCAGCATGCATTGCGTCTGGTGCAGGGCGCGGCGTTGCTGAGCAGCGAAGTGGCGCAGATGACCAAGCTCGATGCTGGCGAAATACGCTTTGGCTCAGGACCTGCGCCAGCCATGCGCCTGATCCCCGAGGCCATGTCTCGCTTCATCGAGGCCCACCCCAAAGTGCGGGCTTATCTGGAAGTGAACAACTGGGAAAAACTGGCCCGCAGCCTGGCTCGCGAAGAGATCGAATTCTTCGTGGCCGACACCCGCCAGTTCGAGTCAGATCCGAACTTCCAGACCCGGCCCCTTAAAGCGCGGCGCGGCATGTTCTTTTGCCGGGCCGGGCACCCGCTGCTGAGCAAGGAAAGCCTGTCCACCAACGACATGTTCGATTACCCGCTGGGCGCGACACTGATCCCGCCGGGCATCCGCAAAGGGCTCGCCAACCTCAGCGGCCGCTCCGACTTCACCCTGCACATCGAAACGGCCCACTTCCCGGTCCTGATGAAAATCGTGCAAAGCTCCAACGTCATCGGCATCGGCCCGCAAGAGGCGCTGGAGCGCGACATCGCCAACGGCACCCTGGCCCGCCTGCACTGGCGCAACCTGCCCAACGAACTCGACAGCCTGAGCGCCCGCTACGGCATCGTCAGCCGGGCGGGTTTCAGATTGTCGCCCGCGGCGCGGGCGATGATTGAGGTGATTGTTGAGGTGGATGAAGACAATGAGTGA
- a CDS encoding TauD/TfdA dioxygenase family protein, with protein MSQAARATQPSALTLDIQPIAGRIGAQINGVALSADLDAATVDAIQAALVQYKVLFFRGQTHLDDQSQEAFAKLLGEPIAHPTVPVRDGTRYLMQLSGADGQRANSWHTDVTFVDAYPKASILRSVIAPASGGDTVWANTAAAYNDLSPEIRELADKLWALHSNEYDYAGIRPGVTSEKLDNYRKVFASTVYETEHPVVRVHPVSGERSLLLGHFVKRIKGYSASDSAHLFGLLQSHVTRLENTVRWRWTAGDVAIWDNRSTQHYAVDDYGQQERIVRRVTLQGEVPVGVAGQKSVTLKGA; from the coding sequence ATGAGCCAGGCAGCACGTGCCACCCAACCCAGCGCTCTGACGCTGGATATTCAACCGATTGCAGGCCGTATCGGCGCACAGATCAATGGCGTCGCCTTGAGCGCTGATCTGGATGCCGCCACCGTGGACGCCATCCAGGCCGCACTGGTGCAATACAAAGTGCTGTTCTTTCGCGGCCAGACTCACCTGGACGATCAGAGTCAGGAAGCCTTTGCCAAGCTGCTGGGTGAACCCATTGCTCACCCGACGGTTCCGGTGCGTGACGGGACCCGCTACCTGATGCAATTGAGTGGTGCCGATGGCCAGCGCGCCAACTCCTGGCATACGGATGTCACTTTTGTGGACGCTTACCCCAAGGCCTCGATCCTGCGCTCGGTCATCGCGCCGGCTTCCGGCGGCGATACCGTGTGGGCCAATACTGCTGCGGCCTATAACGACCTTTCGCCTGAAATACGTGAGCTGGCCGACAAACTCTGGGCCTTGCACAGTAACGAATATGACTACGCGGGCATCCGGCCCGGCGTGACCTCGGAAAAGCTTGATAACTACCGCAAGGTCTTTGCTTCCACCGTGTATGAAACCGAGCACCCGGTAGTGCGGGTGCATCCTGTGAGCGGTGAAAGGAGCCTGCTGCTCGGCCATTTCGTCAAACGCATCAAGGGCTATTCGGCAAGCGACTCGGCTCACCTCTTCGGCCTGTTGCAGAGCCATGTCACTCGCCTGGAAAACACCGTGCGCTGGCGCTGGACAGCGGGAGACGTTGCCATCTGGGACAACCGCTCAACCCAGCACTATGCCGTGGACGACTACGGCCAGCAGGAACGCATCGTGCGTCGCGTGACCTTGCAGGGCGAAGTCCCGGTGGGTGTCGCCGGGCAAAAGAGCGTAACCCTCAAAGGTGCCTGA
- a CDS encoding alkaline phosphatase family protein, whose protein sequence is MTAIKNVLYIMCDQLRRDYLSCYGHPHLHTPNIDRLAQAGVRFARAYTQGTICGPSRMSAYTGRYVSSHQVAWNSVPLPLDELTIGDYLRPAGIRTALVGKTHATPNLDAQQRLALEPDSEQAENLNEVGFEAFFRHDGIYPDDPVFADKRESAPYTHHLRNLGFDGVNPWHDWANAAEGENGEILSGWKMRHSHLPARIEEQHSETVYTTDRAIDFMAEQGEQPWCLHLSYIKPHWPYIAPAPYHALYGKEHVIAPIRAEAGKESDHPVYAAFRKHQESRNFSREEVRLNVIPTYMGLVKQVDDQLGRLFDVMQSNGRWDDTLIVFTSDHGDFLGDHYLGEKEFLLEPAVGVPLIVRDPRPAADVTRGSVDERLAETIDALPTFLDALGLPSAGHRLEGRSLIPLLHGQQPQWRQFAIAEYDYAFQAPARERLGQPIDRCRMYMVRSERFKYLAYDGFRAQLFDLENDPQELNDLGADPEFAQVREQHQSYLFDWLRGLKRRTTISNEEIDQRGQRFRYGELEDDAMVQIGVW, encoded by the coding sequence ATGACTGCAATCAAGAACGTGCTGTACATCATGTGCGACCAACTGCGCCGTGATTATCTGTCGTGCTATGGCCACCCGCATCTGCACACCCCGAATATCGACCGCCTGGCACAGGCTGGCGTGCGCTTCGCCCGGGCTTACACCCAAGGCACCATTTGTGGACCTTCGCGAATGTCGGCCTATACGGGCCGTTACGTCAGCAGCCATCAGGTGGCCTGGAACTCCGTGCCGTTGCCTCTGGATGAACTCACCATCGGTGACTACCTGCGACCGGCCGGGATCCGCACGGCGCTAGTGGGCAAGACCCACGCCACGCCCAATCTGGACGCCCAGCAACGCCTGGCTCTGGAACCTGACAGCGAGCAGGCCGAGAACCTCAACGAAGTAGGGTTTGAAGCTTTTTTCCGTCACGACGGCATCTACCCTGACGATCCGGTTTTTGCCGACAAGCGTGAAAGTGCGCCTTACACCCATCACCTGCGCAACCTGGGTTTTGACGGGGTCAATCCCTGGCATGACTGGGCCAACGCCGCCGAAGGCGAAAATGGCGAAATCCTCAGTGGCTGGAAAATGCGCCATTCGCATCTGCCGGCCCGTATCGAAGAGCAGCATTCGGAAACCGTCTACACCACCGACCGCGCCATTGACTTCATGGCGGAGCAGGGCGAGCAACCCTGGTGCCTGCATCTTTCGTACATCAAGCCGCATTGGCCCTACATCGCTCCGGCGCCTTATCACGCGCTGTACGGCAAAGAGCATGTGATTGCGCCGATACGCGCCGAAGCGGGCAAGGAGAGCGACCACCCGGTTTACGCTGCATTCCGCAAGCATCAGGAAAGCCGCAATTTTTCCCGTGAAGAAGTGCGCCTGAATGTCATTCCGACCTACATGGGGCTGGTGAAGCAGGTGGACGATCAGCTCGGGCGGCTGTTCGATGTGATGCAGAGCAATGGTCGTTGGGATGACACGCTGATCGTCTTCACCAGCGACCACGGTGACTTTCTCGGCGACCACTATCTGGGCGAGAAAGAGTTTCTGCTCGAACCCGCCGTGGGCGTGCCGCTGATTGTGCGTGATCCGCGCCCGGCGGCCGACGTGACCCGTGGCAGTGTTGATGAGCGCCTGGCTGAAACCATCGATGCCTTGCCGACCTTTCTCGACGCTCTGGGTTTACCCAGTGCCGGGCATCGCCTTGAAGGCCGGTCGCTGATTCCGCTGCTGCATGGCCAGCAACCACAATGGCGTCAGTTCGCGATTGCCGAATACGACTATGCATTCCAGGCACCCGCCCGTGAGCGTTTGGGGCAGCCGATTGATCGTTGCCGGATGTACATGGTGCGCAGCGAGCGCTTCAAGTACCTGGCCTATGACGGTTTCCGCGCCCAGTTGTTCGACTTGGAAAACGATCCTCAGGAACTCAACGATCTGGGGGCCGATCCCGAGTTCGCTCAGGTGCGCGAGCAACACCAGAGCTACCTGTTCGACTGGTTGCGTGGCCTGAAACGACGCACGACGATCAGTAACGAGGAAATCGATCAGCGCGGGCAGCGGTTCCGTTATGGCGAGCTGGAAGATGACGCCATGGTGCAGATCGGCGTCTGGTGA
- a CDS encoding ABC transporter substrate-binding protein, with amino-acid sequence MSKSLRQLFKPLLGVLLAGLLGHAQASDDGVTIRIGSPDQGAGSLPFVQGVVGLAHIQQQLEQEFAASGVKVQWHFFKGAGPAVNEAFANQQLDFAWLGDLAAIIGRSSGLQTRLLLGARGANMYLAVTPQSGITQLTDLKGKRVAAYRGTADQLSFAKALESQGLKERDLQIISLDWAAARAALASGQIDATWSGMGVLGLESKGILFPLSTKQLSRQATTQAGLVGSQAFIEQHPELTQRLINVLVKNAVWLSDPQNLPAYSALMGERSSTPAALFERELKGDDLKFRNSPRLDPFLKTALQNSVEQAKTLGLIRRTFVVDEWVEPRFVDSALQQQKLTDFWPTFDADGNPL; translated from the coding sequence ATGAGCAAATCCTTACGACAACTTTTCAAGCCCTTGCTGGGCGTGCTTCTTGCCGGGCTGCTGGGCCATGCCCAGGCCAGCGATGACGGCGTGACTATCCGCATCGGCTCGCCGGATCAAGGTGCCGGGAGCTTGCCATTCGTGCAGGGCGTGGTGGGGCTGGCGCATATCCAGCAACAGCTTGAGCAGGAGTTCGCGGCATCCGGCGTGAAGGTGCAGTGGCATTTCTTCAAGGGTGCCGGGCCTGCGGTCAACGAAGCCTTCGCCAACCAGCAACTGGACTTCGCCTGGCTGGGCGACCTGGCGGCAATCATCGGTCGCTCCAGTGGCTTGCAGACCCGTCTGCTGCTGGGCGCACGCGGCGCGAACATGTATCTGGCGGTGACGCCGCAATCGGGCATCACCCAACTGACCGATCTCAAGGGCAAGCGCGTAGCGGCCTATCGCGGCACGGCGGACCAGCTTTCATTTGCCAAGGCACTGGAAAGCCAGGGCCTGAAAGAGCGCGACCTGCAAATCATCAGTCTCGACTGGGCCGCCGCCCGAGCGGCATTGGCCAGCGGGCAGATCGACGCAACCTGGTCGGGCATGGGCGTGCTGGGGCTTGAGAGCAAGGGCATCCTGTTTCCGCTGAGCACCAAGCAGCTTTCCCGTCAGGCCACCACTCAGGCAGGACTTGTCGGCAGCCAGGCATTCATCGAGCAGCATCCGGAATTGACCCAGCGCCTGATCAATGTGCTGGTCAAGAATGCTGTCTGGCTCAGCGATCCGCAGAACCTGCCGGCCTATAGCGCGCTGATGGGCGAAAGAAGCTCCACGCCAGCCGCCTTGTTCGAGCGTGAGTTGAAAGGCGATGACCTGAAATTCCGCAACTCGCCGCGTCTGGATCCGTTCCTGAAAACCGCCCTGCAGAACAGCGTCGAACAGGCCAAGACCCTGGGCCTGATCCGTCGTACTTTTGTGGTGGATGAGTGGGTCGAGCCACGTTTTGTCGACAGTGCCTTGCAACAGCAGAAACTGACCGATTTCTGGCCGACATTCGATGCTGATGGCAATCCACTCTGA
- a CDS encoding LysR family transcriptional regulator, whose product MHIDLRQLRHLIALAEHRSFVAAAVAVNLSQSAFSRSIQALEHSVGCQLIDRVSKDLTPTQQGQVVLEHARRLVSGARQLTSEISQFNALEAGELRFGCGPAPASGLVPRAIGSFISRLPKARVHFQVDDWQSLGKRLLNEEFEFFVADTRQFEADPSYVTHKLRPRKWHFCCRAEHPLARHETVTASELLSFPLAATLRPPNLRKVMADLSGQPDFAPNVECENTFSLLAVVMNSDAIGISGSYSDALYYARQELVRLRIEGLDDQCEELYTRYGIVSRAGYRLSPLAKEMIEEIKKVDQAEDAAHESLLTNLAV is encoded by the coding sequence ATGCATATCGACCTTCGCCAACTCCGTCACCTGATTGCTCTGGCCGAGCATCGAAGTTTTGTCGCCGCTGCTGTGGCGGTGAACCTGTCGCAGTCCGCTTTCAGTCGCAGCATCCAGGCACTGGAGCACAGCGTCGGTTGCCAGTTGATTGATCGGGTCAGCAAGGACCTGACGCCGACCCAGCAAGGGCAGGTGGTGCTTGAGCACGCGCGGCGTCTGGTCAGTGGTGCCAGGCAACTGACCAGCGAGATCAGCCAGTTCAATGCGCTGGAAGCGGGCGAGCTGCGCTTCGGTTGTGGACCGGCGCCAGCGTCAGGTCTGGTGCCCCGTGCGATAGGCAGTTTCATCAGCCGCCTGCCCAAGGCACGGGTTCATTTTCAGGTGGACGACTGGCAGAGCCTGGGCAAGCGTTTGCTCAATGAAGAGTTTGAATTCTTCGTGGCCGATACCCGGCAATTCGAGGCAGACCCTTCCTATGTCACGCACAAGCTTCGGCCGCGCAAATGGCACTTCTGCTGCCGCGCCGAACATCCGCTGGCCCGGCACGAGACGGTGACTGCCAGCGAGTTGCTGAGCTTCCCGCTGGCCGCGACCCTGCGGCCACCGAACCTGCGCAAGGTCATGGCCGACCTGAGCGGACAGCCAGACTTCGCGCCTAACGTCGAGTGCGAAAACACGTTCAGCCTGCTGGCCGTGGTGATGAACTCCGATGCAATCGGTATCAGCGGCTCCTACAGCGATGCGCTGTATTACGCCCGGCAGGAACTGGTGCGTTTGCGCATCGAAGGCCTGGATGATCAGTGCGAAGAGTTGTACACGCGCTATGGCATTGTCAGCCGGGCCGGTTATCGACTGTCGCCGCTGGCCAAGGAAATGATCGAAGAGATCAAGAAGGTCGATCAGGCAGAGGACGCTGCTCACGAATCGTTGCTGACCAATCTGGCAGTGTGA